The following DNA comes from Castor canadensis chromosome 4, mCasCan1.hap1v2, whole genome shotgun sequence.
TGGAGAAGCCCCATTTTCACATTGGGGGCTTACTGCACAATATTCTGagggagagattcctagcatgttCCTACCCTCTTCTCCAAAATTCAACATCAGCATGAGTGACAGACTCCCAAGCCTTATTTAGAGATATTTTTATGTCATGCACCCCCAGAGGGATCTTTAGTCCTAATCTCGAGCCTCCTCTTAAGCAGTTATGGGCTGAATTATGctttcccaaaattcatatgtcaaAGCCCCAATCCTCAGTACCTtggaatgtgactttatttgcaTAAGGCTGTTAAATAGGTGTTTAAACCAAAATGAGGCTGGGTCCTAATCCAGTCTGACCAGTGTCTTTATAAGAAGTTTGGGCATGTAAAGAGACACCAGTGGTGAGCAGGTGCAAAGAGGGTGGCCATGTGAGGGCAAGGCATCAAAAAGGTGGCTGTCCACAAACTCAGAGAAAGGCCTAATCAGACACCAAACCTGTGGGGAGCGGATtataagaagcctatgagaacttgacataagcacagttgtgcaatgatctacaggctgagtttggcacggcCCCAGCTGCATAAGAAAGTGAGAAGACAAAATGCAGCAcagttgcttttcctaagttgtttactttcagagaagtagaaactcaggtttctcttgttataaTGACACAcctctccctgagaactgttgttccacctccttgttttgtactagatataaaagactcactgaaggaagatgctagggttttgttttttttaatgggggATTGATGGAGGGTTTCTTTGTTTGGGGATGGATTGATTGGTTGGTGGCTTGCGAGGGGACTGCTGCAGAATGacactgctgctgctgagttatgctaaaggttagaggaaacatgggacagtgcaagtctgagggcaaagactttaagagagattaaaaaaaacatgggacagtgcgagtctaaggactgagactttaaagaatagagaagaagaaagactttagaaggaaggttttaaaggatagagaaaagcaaagtaaaaaacgaattattagagaaaagaagcaaagtaaaagaagagaagtaaaaaagcaacgaggctgttgtgcgtctccatctgagcacccagcacacccggccccagctttctgcatgtctgtcttctatcctttgtcctttctgcatctccagtcactgCTAGTTAGATCAGGAGAACAGGAGCTTTCAAGAAAGCTTGTGAGACAAACCCACACATACAGGCTATggaacagtgagaaataaatgtctggtgTTTAACCCCACATTCTGTGGTATTTAGCTGTCTAAACATATTATTATGTAAACTAAAATTCACAAGGAGTCTATACCTTTGTTGCTCTGTATTCCAAAAGGGTTGCAGCAATTGTTAAGTCCTTTTCTAACATTTGTGTTTTGAAAATCCCTTTTCCATCCATGAATCATATAAATGCTTCACtaattttcctctgttttttatgatttcacatttttttaaattccttaatcCAACTTATATTTATATTGATGCTGGCATGGGAATGagatataaattgatttttttccttcaaatatcaaaatttcacgatacaattttaaaaaaaagaaacccactcATACTTCATTACACTGAAATGTTTCGTTTTTCACAGTTCTACTTCCATGCAGGGTCTGATTCTCGGTGATTTTTGTTGCTCTTTTCTCTCATAATTGCTGTACCAATTAAATATTGCCACCACTTTGTTGAGTTTTCTTATTAATCCTAACAGGATttcctcatttgttttttggtgatactggggtttgaactcagagcttcacacttgccttagttattttggacatagagtctctctttttacccaggctggcttggaccaagatcctcctattttatgcttcccgttgctggaatgacaggcaggtGGCAccctgctttttttctgttgagatgggctcttgcaaacttttttgcccagacagtcctcaaactgtgatcctcccagtccagctattggttgagaaggggggaatcttgcaaactttttacctaagctggccttgaaccatgatcctctagatcttagcctcccaaggagctaggattagaggtatgaGTCCCTAGTGCCTGGCTGCTGATCTCTACtgactctttcttcttcttctccttcccttctccttctccttcttcaacagtactgaggtttgaactcagggccttgtgctcaccAGACAGGTGCTTTACTAGTTGAACCACACACCCAGTCATCCACTGATTCTTCAGGCTCTAGTTACATTTTCACCATCCATAGCCAGTCTCATTATCTGAAATCTGCCTTCTCATTATAAATGCTTCTTACTCTCCTTCATGTTAAATATCAGAGGTAAAAACCATTgcctagttgatttttttttaaatttcatgcttCATTCTTACTCAGCAACAAAGAATATCCATACTCAAGCTTTCTGTCAAAGAGCATAACTTTGACAGGCTACTGTTCAACTATTACCCACAGTCAAGAGAAATGGTACTCAAAGTGGATAGTTTGAAGGACTTAAATTGGTAGCTTAGATCTTATCCCTGGATCAAACTAGACAGTGAGAGAACCACACCCTGTGTGCATTGTCTTGGTCCTACAGAATTCCTCCATAGAGTTGAGCTTTGCCTAGCCCCTTAACTTACATTAAGAATATTCTTAGGTCACATTAAATACTTACCATCGGAataatttttaaggattttttgaGGACATTGTCCATGACACACTTAGTAACTGTGTTAGTCGGACTTTTCGCTGCTGTGACAAGGACCTGGAACAACTTAAAGGGagagaggatttattttggctcatggtttcagaggtttcagtccctggCTGGCGCCCTTcattgctgtgggcctgaggAAGGTGAATATCATGGTGGGGAGTGGAGAGTGGAGCAGAGCAGTTCATCTTGTGGTGAACAGCAAGCAGAGAGACGTGGAGAAGAAGGGGCAGAAGACAAAAGACGTCCTTCAAAGGCCACCcctagtgacctgcttcctccatccAGGCCCCTACCTCTTAAAATTTCCATCTACCTCCCCAAATAGCTCCACTGACGGAGgaacatgaacctttggggaacattttatACTCAAACCGTAACAGTAAACCAAATACTACAAAGACAATTAACAGAAATGTCTTTGATACTACAGTCTCAGAAAAAGCAGTTGGTTGTTGTCAGTCATTAATGTTATATTTTTACATCTCTAATCCTTCAAATTGCACAGTTCCAAGTGTCAGGGGGTTCACTAAGTCATCCAGATAGGACTGAAGTAGCAGAAAGGCTGGGCTAATTCATTAAATTCTGGGCatataaaaatgtagattttaaagggaatatttgtttttgaaaggtccttcaagaatttctatttttaaaaatattctgggtCACCAGGAAATAGAATGAAGTCTGCCATAATGGGCTAAGGGGAATGGGAGTTGTTTAACAGTTACAAAATTTCAGTCACACAGGATGAATAAGTTCTAGAACTCTCCGGTACATATAGTGCCTAGAGTTAACAGTGTGGTGTTGGCTTGTAAAACTTTATCAAGAGGTAATCTCTCAGGTGAGCTGTTCTTATTATgacaacagtaaaaacaaaagatcaCAAGGCAACTTCTGGAAAACGATGGGTATCACAGATGAATGCACTTCGTCAAACTCATCCACTTGTCCATATTAAATGTGTGTAGTTCTTTTGCTATGAACTATACCTACacaaagctatttaaaaaatagcaaaccACTCTTCACCAAGCCACTACCCACCAGACTTGGGCCATTGTTCTTGCAGACAGCTGGGTTAGGAATCAAGAATCCAGTTACCCAGGGACAAAGCAGATACTTTGGCACCAGGGTACTGATGTCACAATGGCACCAAGTCTCTGAGAAACCCAGTTTTGAGCTCTAGCTCTGATTTTGTGAGCAGGAATTAGTAAAAAGAGCCCTGGACCAGAAATCTGGAAGCAGCGTCGGTCTATGAGTGCCTCCCCACAGTAGTCCTAGGACAAGAAGGAGGTGAGCTAAGACagactttttatttctaaaactatCTTACCAGAACCCCCAAAGACCAGTGAGCATGAGATAAGCTCTTTCCACTCATCTTCTAGTCATGAACTTCTACAGAAGGATGACATTTCCAATGGTGCTGAAAACACTCAATGAGCAGAATTTTCAAAGGCAAAGGGGGAAAAACAGTATTGAAAAAGAGGGGACAGTGGGGCTCCAAATCTACACCCAAggaatttctaatttcattctctCTAACCAACAAAAACATGGTCAGAACATGCTTTGTGTTTTGAAAAGAGTGGAAACAGTGCCAATCGGATATACACTTTTGTTTTACCTGgcattttttgctagttaaaaaaatcacaagttaTAAACCACTGACTGTTTACAATGTTCTCAGAATATAGGATTACTTTAATTCTGCAATGCTTGCTTCGAGTTTTTCCTTAAGGGCACCAGAAAACTCacccactttttcttcttttttataaaacTGAAAGGTTGGGAGACAAACGACCTCACAGTCTCTCACGAGCTCCTCACAGTTGTCAATATTCACTTCCAGGAACACCACATCATCGTGCTTCACAGACAGAGAGTGGAAGAATGGCTTGATGATCCTGCAAGGGCCGCACCAAGAGGCTGAGAATTCCACTGCCACCAGCCTCTCCCCAGCCTCCTTGAGGACCTCCTTGAAGTCCTCATTGCTCATGATCACTTTTACCATGTCCACCTCTGGGGACTCCATTTCCTCTCCGAGCTTTGAGATGGTGCATTCCTCGGGCTGAATGGTTTCCCCTGAGAACTTGGGGATGTCTTCCTCACTGGACTGGATGGTGTCTTCTAAGGACTTGGGGATGTCACCATCCCTGGGTGGGATGGCATCTTCTAAGGATTTGGGGATTTCACCCTCCTTGGACTGAATGGTGTCCTCTAAGGACTTGGGGATTTCACTCTCCTTGGACTGGATGGTATCCTCTAAGGACTTGGGAATTTCACTCTCCTTGGACTGGATGGTGTCCTCTAAGGATTTGGGGATTTCACCCTCCTTGGACTGGATGGTGTCCTCTAAGGACTTGGGGATTTCACCCTCCTTGGACTGGAATGTTTCCTCTAAGGACTTGGGGATGTTGTTGGACTCAGTCTGAATGATGTTTTTTGAGGACTTGGGGATGTTCCCCTGTTTGGAATAGATAGTTTTTGCCAAGTACTTGGGGCTGTTGATATACTTGGGCTGGATGGTGTTTACTGAGGGCTTGGGGACATTCTCCTGTTTGGGCTGCGTAGTTTTTGCTGAGGTTTTAGAGATGTTACCCTGTTTAAACTGAGTGGGTTTTGCTGAGGATTTGGTGACATCACCTTGCTTGGGATGAATGGTGTTTGCTGAGAAGTTGGGGATGTCATTACCCTGTTGTGGGAGCTCAGGCTCCTTTGTGGACATGAGGAGTGTGTTGCTGACCACAAGGACAGAGGCCTTCTCTTTGGCATGGGCTGTGTCCAAGAACTCTGGGACCAGAAGAGTCTTACTTCTGGAAAGAACCTGTAATGAACTTTCTgaacaaaaaaagtaaacaaataaaaaacacagaagaaaccaacaacaaacaaacaaaaaacaatctcTTTGATCATCTAATCCAAGGAAGTCTGATACAACATTAATCATGAATGAAGTCTGATGAATGATGACATATTAACTGGATAACTCTATTTAGCAGAAGGCCAAGCAGCAGATGATTACATGTATTTTTTAGGCACTTTTTTGTCTTAATGAAAACTTTCCCTTCTTGGCTCAATCCTGACACCTACTCCCCAAAGCATAGGTCCCCAAGGcaaccttcttccttccctccttaccGTTGGTGTcaccttcctttgtttcttcttgatTGTTCAGTTTCATTTCTGGTGGTTCTGGGGCTCCAGCTTGAACATTTTCCATTTCTGGCTCCTTGTCTACATCCACCTCTGATCCTTCCATAGATGGCTCATAGTGAAGGTTTTTGTACCCCAAACATTTTCCAACCTATCTAAACTAACAACAAAATGTGAGTGTCAACTTATATTCAGGTAGCACTTTATAGTGATTTTCCCTATCATAATCCCACAGTGATTTTTGAGAGCTTCACAACAGCCTCAGAGTTGGTGGCTACACTGTGGGAGGCTGTGGATATGCATTCACAGGCATTATTTCCTAAGGTACAACAAATCACTGAGGTAAGTCCCATTATGATCACCACTTTACAAATGTGAAAAGTAAGCCCCAGAGAAGTTATGTAGCTCACTGTAGGTCACAAAGCTAGGATGAGGGCAGGGACTCTGATCTTTGCCCAATATCCTATCCAGGCTGGGTAGTATGAACTAACTTTCCTATAATCTCCCTCCAGGATTCTCTAAGACTCAGTTTTCTCTTAATGGCTTCATCATTATATTAGTCCATGGTACCTGAGATtggcataaagaaaagaaattagatgACAGTTCTGGAGATTCAAGGGCATGGCACCAGCATCAACCATGCCCTGGTAAAGGCCTCATGGTGGTGGATATGAGGTCCCACAATGTTGAAAGCAAATACAAGAGGGAGAAATCAAATgatgagacaggaagccagagcatGTGAAGGAGAcagacttgctttttttttttttaaacaagcttctcacaaaaaataattcaagtttCCATGAGAACAACCTTAATCCCTTCAGAAGGCAGCACCCAGTGACCTCCCattagaccccatctctaaaaggTCCCACTACTTTTCAGCATTGCCATACTGGGAACCAAACTTCCAACACATAAACCTTTTGGAGACAAACCACATCCCAAACCACAGTATTCACTGTAACTATCTCCCAAGTATCTCATCATGACCATGTTAGCAGCTTCTGAAAAGTGCCACTCAATGGCAAATATTCAACTCCTGGCAGACAGCCTGTCTTCCATCTTCCAGATCCACCAGACTTACCTGCACTCCTACCCAGGCACATCCAAGTTCATCATTCTCCCAACCTTTCCCTGGAAGGGAGCAGCCTTCTGTGGCTAGTTACTAGCTCAATCGGCTACATATACCCCATTCTAAGAAATCACAATCCAAATATCTTTCCTCAAGGTTGGGGGTATATATCAGTGGTAGAGAGTGTGCCTAGCATGCAAGCCTCAACACTACACACACAATACTTTTCCTCCAGGAAGACCTCTTTTATCAGTTTGGTATCACTTGCATGGTCTCTACTCACTCTGCATGGCACATCCATCCAAGATATGGATCATAGTGAAGTTTTGCCCTCTTAATACATGCTCGGTACAAACTCTCATCTGTCTCACCACAGCAATATCAGAGTTGAAATTAAGAGGGCTGTCTAAGTAGTAAAATGTCCACATTGTCTATAGAAGCTTCAAAACCTATAATGGCTGTTATTCAATTCCTGGACTCTTATACCAAAGCATATTCTATTAAGAGGAAATGGAGATGGTGGAAAGGGACTTTGACCTTAGCAAATTCATATTTCTTGATGTTAATTCTTTTCCAGAAAAGAATTCATGCCTTTCCACTCTGCTTTCTGTCAAGGAAAGCTCTGCCCTTCCTGGCTGGCTAGCTTTGGGTAAAGACTTACAAACGTTTCTGTTGTGATATTTAAAGGATGCGAGGATATATTTAAACTGCAGAGGGCTTCTACAACAATATGCAccttgatttatatatatatatatatatatatatatatatatatgttatggtttattaattctttctctatttttgctttttacaaAAATTCATTTTCAGTGAATACATTTTTAGATCTCTGTATgtacatgcatgggtttctttaggCCTATACCTAGAACTAAAGTTTCTGGTCACAGCAAATTCCTTTTTCATGCACCTTAATTTTAAAGAAGAGGATGGGGATAAACATTAGGCACTTATCTGTCCATATCTTTCTCCTTAGTAAGTCTTAGGAAAAAGGAACCAAAACAACAAGATTGGACATAAGTCATGTAAGTCCTTGTGTTAGGTGGCTTTCCATTATATAACAATAAGTCCTTGTGTTAGGTGGCTTTCCATTATATAACAATAAGTCCTTGTGTTAGGTGGCTTTCCATtatgtaacaaatacctgaaataatcaacttgaGAAAGGAAAGGCTTATTTGGGCTCACAATTTAGAGACCctagtccatggtcagttggccctgTTGTTTTcaggcctgtggtgagacagcaCTTTATGGCAGTAGAGGAAACAATTCACCTAGTGATAGCTGGGaagcaaggagagaaagaggaagggttgAGGATCCCACtatccccttcaagagcacaGTCTCCAGTGACCAGaagacctcccattaggccccatctcttaaaggttctacgaCATCCCAAAAGTGCCATAGGCTGCGGATCAAACATTTTACACATGAATATTTgtgggacacttatccaaaccatagcatttcTTATGAGTAGACTTtattagcaaaaagaaaaaaagggggggggccaACATCTTTGAGCCTTGCTCATTGGTAAATTATCTTCTCTCCTTCGATCCTATCTTGTCTTATAAAGCTGGTCCCTGGCTTTGGGGAGGGAATGGAAATCCCCTAgctgagagaaagaaatgagaatgtCCTCTTTTCTATCCCATAACTGGGGAGGCAAGGAGACAGACACATGTGTCCAGTCACTCCTCTTCAGATTGAAACATCAGCAAAGATTGGTTAGATGTGCTTAGAGGAAAGCTAGGGCAGAGTGGGTATTTGCCTCATGTGCCATCTGGAAAGCCAGGAAGAACCCACATCCAGCACAACACCTGTGCAAACACAGCACAGCAGAAAGTGAGTGAAGACAGGCCTGGGCAAGCTCTGTCCCACAGACTGCAAGGGACCATGGCAAGGATCTGGCAATCCTACACACCTTATGGGGGGCTGGAAATGCTCTTAGATCAGTGAACCATGGAGGCCTAAAGAAAGAACAGAGCAACCATGATGTAGGGCCCTTGTGACCAGCAGCAAGGTGTAGAattacagactgcaccagtgAGTAAGAACAGGATGCTCCCTCCTCAGTGGGGTTGGTGAGTCCTCATAGTTTTCAGTCTGGGGCCAGGCAAGGCCAGCTGCTTCACATGGGAGACCAGCAAGAGAACAGAGCACTTGGCCCAGCTGATCCGCACAGCCCTATGAACTCACATGTTatggggaaaggggagaaattGAAACTCTGAGCTGATACTAACAATGACAAAGAGTTCTTTATGCTGGAATTCCACAGACAGGCACATTTGATTTGGAATCTCTGCTCCTCCGCAACCTTCCCTAAAACCCAATAAGATAAGGCTCAGGGAGAAGATTAAAtccattttagaaaacattttaaggTACATCTTAGTCAAAGTGAGGAAATTACAGTTGGAGATTTTGTTGTGTTATAGGTTTGGCAAAGCCGTTCCTTCTGTAATTCTGGATtcaaagtcatttaaaatattgatgGCTCTGAATAATTTCCATTTGACTTGTCATACAATGTGTGTTTTCCTTCATCACAAGTGTGCCTCCAAGTTGCTCAGCAGCCCTTATGTCAGTCAGGACTGTGTCTCAGGAAACAGAAACAACCAGCTATTTTAGGCATTGAATGGTTTAGGCAATtgtgaaaaagacagaaaagttcCTTTCAGCCTAGATGAGAACGACTCCCAGAATGCTGCACACTGCTACAGAACAGACCTCAGGGCTGCTGTAGCCTCTAGAACCTCAGAAAGGTAGGGAGGCAGGAAGCCACCACTGCCAAAGCTGGCTGCAAGAAATTTCTCCTAGAGCTGCATCAGAGTGAACTTAACATAACCTAGGCCTCCTTTCAGCTCAGAACTAGAGGAGAACATTGCATTCTGCTCCTACAGCCTGCTCAGTGGGTCCCTGTAGGTGAGGGCAGAGCAAAGGGCCAGTGATGGGCTCCTTCTCAATCAGGTTCATCTGTTGGTGAAATCAATTTGCATCTAGAATTCCATCTGCAAGGGAGTCAGGAGGATGTGACTTTTCTACCCCAGC
Coding sequences within:
- the Txndc2 gene encoding thioredoxin domain-containing protein 2; this translates as MEGSEVDVDKEPEMENVQAGAPEPPEMKLNNQEETKEGDTNESSLQVLSRSKTLLVPEFLDTAHAKEKASVLVVSNTLLMSTKEPELPQQGNDIPNFSANTIHPKQGDVTKSSAKPTQFKQGNISKTSAKTTQPKQENVPKPSVNTIQPKYINSPKYLAKTIYSKQGNIPKSSKNIIQTESNNIPKSLEETFQSKEGEIPKSLEDTIQSKEGEIPKSLEDTIQSKESEIPKSLEDTIQSKESEIPKSLEDTIQSKEGEIPKSLEDAIPPRDGDIPKSLEDTIQSSEEDIPKFSGETIQPEECTISKLGEEMESPEVDMVKVIMSNEDFKEVLKEAGERLVAVEFSASWCGPCRIIKPFFHSLSVKHDDVVFLEVNIDNCEELVRDCEVVCLPTFQFYKKEEKVGEFSGALKEKLEASIAELK